ACTATGTCTTCTTTAGCAATGGTACATGTACATGTTTAGCAAGTATAATAACATGTTGAATATGAGTGTGAAGTTTTATGTAGAgaatagtgtgtctgtgtctctttataaaGAGCGATATGGAACTGCAAAGCAGGAAATGTACGTGCAGCTTTGCAGCTATGGTTAAGGGTGTGAGGTGTGGGTTTCGCAGGTTCCAGCAATTGGACCTCATGTTTCAATGTGCGAACAGTTGGGGAAAATAGTAATGGTTTGTTGTGTTACACACAAGCCACATTAACTGTTATGATGGTCATTATTTGAGTGAAGTTATTTGAGTGAGGTCTGAGAGCCTGGGCCTCTCGAGGGAAGTTGTTTAGGAGTTGAGTGGGTCATTAatgtcctcctcctgctccagtgATAAGTTATGAGGCGTCACCACGTAGGAGAGACAAATTAGAGGAACGACTATTGGTGATCACGCAGGGGCGGAATGTATAACAAACCATTTAAATCTCAGTCCCAGAATGATTCATCTTTTGTTATGACTGTTTTTCACACCATAAGTACCAGACCTTTACTGCAGTTGCATTTGTgagtaactttttttttacatatacagcagGAATAGTGgaaaatacatgcacatttttATGCAAACTACATCTACATTTtccctacatacatacaaacttcaAAGCAAACTGCATATATATTATTTTCccaacatacatgcacatttcaatgcaaactGCATCTATATTTTccctacatacatgcacatttcaatgcaaactGTTGTCTAGGGTTTGCACGCGGGCATAGTGGTATGGAACAGGCTGTGCTTGAGTTGCAGTGAGATTTTGAGCAGAGCTCCTGATTCTCCTCTTCTATGCATAACGATCCCCTCACTGAGACCGACTAAAGCAAACTGCTTGTTTAATGTGTAGAAAAAGCTCCACAAGACCTCAGCCTCAtggagtgtattgtgtgtgtgtgtgtgtgtgtgtgtgtgtgtgtgtgtgtgtgtgtgtttgtgtgtgtgtgtgtgtgtgtttgtgtgtgtgtgtgtgtgtgtgtgtttgtgtgtgtgtgtgtgtgtgtgtgtgtgtgtgtgtgtgttatatgtgtaaGATGCGGAGGCTGATTACTCGTGGCGAGTGGCAGTCGGACCAGCAGGAGACGATGAAGACAGGCTCGTCCACCAACAACAACGACGAGGAGAAGAGCCgccagctggagagagagaacaaagagttACAGAGGATCATccaggaggtacacacacacacacacacacacacacaaacacgtactcacacacacacacacatacacacacacacacacacacactcacacacacacacacacacacaaacacgtactcacacacacacacacatacacacacacacacacacacacacacacactcatatagacacATGTATGGAAATGTACATACAGGAGGTGCACACTATGTGTAGTGACTTGACTTGACCTGTTCATACACTGACACgcagaacagagaaagagtttgtgatatgtagtgtgtgtgtgcgtgtgagtgtgtgtgcgtgcatgagggtgcgtgcatgagtgtgtgtgtttgtgcgcgtgtgtgcgtgcgtgtgtgtctgtgcgtgcgtctgtgtgtgagtgtgcgtgcatgtgtgtgtgtgtgtgtgcgtgtgtgttcataaagGCTAGTGCGTgacatatgtatgcatgtgtgtgtgtgtgtgcgtgttcataaAGTCTTGTGCGTGacatatgtttgcatgtgtgtgtgtgtttataaaggcTTGTGCGTgacaaatgtatgcatgtgttccctctgcagaaggaggagagggtgtcTGATCTCCGGAACCAGCTGACTGAGAGGCAGGCTCTCCGCTCCCGCCGGCGTCCATCTTCGGGCAATCAGAACCACAGCACCCCCCCGGCGTCTGCCCCGCAGGGCGACCCCAAAGCTCTACTGCCCCCTCCGGGCTACCCGCTCCCCTCCTCTGACAACCACGCGCTCCCGCCGTCCTTCTCCAACTCCTCCAACCTCTACCAGGCGGACGGCAAGATCAGTCGCAACCACTGCCACGCCAGCCACCTGCCCCTCCTCTACAAGTGAGAGGAGcgcgaagaggaggagaggaggaggaggagaggaggaagaggagaggaggaagaggagacagaGCACAAGGGCcctgaaggggaggagagatctgcatctttctctttctcctctctctctctctctctctctctttgtgcaacatgtgggtgggtggatatGTCATTTAGCTTTTTTGTTGTTCAGGAAATCAAACCACATTGACAGTGAGATGACACAGATGGGACATAAGGGAAGAGttcaggtgggggggggtgaagtgTTTCATTGTAGTGAGTCATTACGAAAGGCTCTGATGAGTAGTTTTCCATGGgctgtgggagagacagagaagacacaTATGATGCAGTCTACCTTAACACTGTCCTTGCGTGAACTTCTATCTTTACCTTAACCCACCTCCCCCCTCATCCACTGCACGCTCTGTCGGTCTGAGGGACTGTCACAGGTGCATGTTAGAAATCTGTCAACAGCGTTAATCTCCTGCTGCACACCTGGCTCGCCAGCCCCCTCTGCTGGCCGTGTTTCAGGTCCAATCACATTTTAATGTGTCCGAATGTGAAATATGTCCAGTTCAATTGATTTCAGTGATTTCAGTTCACCTTatagtgtgatgagtgtgtatttgtaggtgagtctctctctctcacacacacacaaacacacactaacacacacactcacacacacacacaagctcacacacacacacacacacacacacacacacacactcacacacactcacacacacacacacacacactcactcacacacacacacacacacacatatgcacacacaactcTGCGGAAAGCATTGAAGTGCGCAGTGGTGTTCCTTTTTTTCATGGCTTTTCCTGTCTCCGTTTCGGTTTGAATCTCTGCGCTGGCGTGTCACTTTCTACTTTCcttacccatgtgtgtgtgtgtgtgtgtgtgtgtgtgtgtgtgtgtgtgtgtgtgtgtgtgtgtgtgtgtgtgtgtgtgtgtgtgtgtgtgtgtgtgtgtgtgtgtgtgtgtgtgtttatttgtgtgggtgCATAGACAGCCCTGCACTGACCCTAGGGCACGGAGTGTGTAGAGCCATTAACAACGAGACTTGCTGAtcacccgttttttttttccaagacaGTGATGATGTGTAAACTAACTCTAACGCCAGACAGTGACTGTTCAGGAGCTTCAGATAACAGCTTCACAGATCAAGTAGATGATGCAATAAGAGTCTGTTCCAACAGTCATCGGCGTTGGGTCCCTGCTAATAGGAATGAGGTAATGATCTCGTCTGTGGTTAGGAACCATAAATAAGGAACTAAAGTAAGTTTCAAGCTCATTTCCACAGGAAGCATCGCAAGGGAAGTAAAGcactgccccccgccccccacccacacacacacacacacacacacacacacactcacacacacacacacatgaaactgCTCCATAGACAGCTGTAACAAAAAACATCGAAACTTTGCTTCATGAAGATCCAGTATTGCCAACACATCTGCAATCAAAGGCATTATTGGAACAGTTCccgtgtgtgaaagtgtgtgtgtgtgtgaaagtgtgcctACTTTGCTTCCCTGGTGGCAATGCCTCCTTCAAATAGTTGCGTATGACCACCATTCTCAAGGAGCAGTTATAGTGCCATCTTTCCTGCAGTCCTCCAATATCAACTCACACACTTCCCCATTTCCGTTTCTGTCTGATGATAAATATCATTGATGTTTATATGAACAATGACATGCACAATTGTAAATGATATGTATGTACATGATAAATGTATTCTTAAACACAGAAGTATAAATTGTATTCGCAcatgctatttaaaaaaaaaatcatatttatATTGACTGCTTCAGATGTCTAATCTAGAGAAGATGTGAAATGTGGTTACTGTAGTTCTGATTTGGTGAATCAATAAACAAGTCGTTTTTTACTGAGAATTCATCACCATTTAATTGCTTCCAGTGCATCAATTCAAATTGGCAAATGATTGACACATTTGATAACGTAAACAGCCAATTGCCTGTGCAGTTTATAGGGTTTATTTGTATGAAATCCCCCTATGGAGATGTCTCTTGCTACttctgtaaatgtgtttgtccgTCCATCTTTTTTTATGCTACGTGTAggagtttctgtttctgtgtgtgtgggagtttctgtttctctgtgtgtgtgtgtgggggagtttctgtgtgtgtgctatgtctGCTGATTGGGAGGGtgagctgtttgtttgtgggcGGGCGTGctttgtgggtggggggggggggttgctgtaAAACCCCCAATCATAGCGCAATGCCCAAGCTCTGTGCTGGGActcccccctccgcccccctgTCCTTTAGCCGACCACAGACTACAGACCCGCTTAGAAGGAAACCTGCTCTGCAAATGGAAACTGTGGCAAGTAAGCCGCATCAGAATCTCAgtatggagaagaaaaaaaacactttcgcCTGCAGTAGGCCGACCTCTTGCAGGTCGTGGAGTGTTCGGGGCTCCATGTCAGAGCTCAGACGCAGAACAGGGAATAGGTAGAGGTCACAGCGGGGTCACGTCTATCATCACATGATGCTGTTCATGTAAGAACACGCCAAGAGCCACACAGGATGGTTGAGTCATGTCACTGTACGCTggtcatatgtctgtgtgtgtgtgggggggggggtacactgGTCATGTTTTCGCCTCTGTTTTGCGGTCGTGTGTATTAATAGGTCTGTGGGCGTCCTGTTCTTGCTTATGAGTGTGAGAGGATCCATTCCACTCTAGAAGATCTATGCCCTCACGTTCTCTCCCAGCTTGCATCTGGGGGAGTCCCTGTTTCTGTCTGAGAGGGTATTCCAAGTACTTATAATAGCTCTGACACAAATGCAAGACTCTCCTTTCACTCCTCCTGATCCTCCTACTCTCCTTttactcctcctcatcctcctacTCTCCTTTTAGAGAGAATGGGGGGCGGATGAAAGAATGTGTCTTTCTTTACTCCAACTCTCAAGTGTAGATACAATAACTCACAAATATGTCCCCTTTCATAAACAATATCATAGGATTAAATATGTTTCATATATGGCCTACCTTGCGTGTTGAAGTGCATTATGCCatttagtatgaaatgtatatgcaagctgtataaaaaaacatgtgtgtatgaatagctATGAATaggtctgaatgtgtgtgtgtgtgtgtgtgtgtgtttgtgtgtgtgtgtgtttgatagggTTTTCAAAGTAGCCCTTTGACACATGCAAAACTTAGGCCTAGTATTCCTACACACTTCAGACTGATTCAGAGAAGAAAGTGATATGAAAACAATCTGCCTTGCGAGCAGACTGATAGCATTGACTGGATGACACGGTTGGCAGACCACCATTGAaggaagattgtgtgtgtgtgtgtgtgtctgtgtctgtgtgtctgtgtgtgggggggggtgggggcattaCAGAGATAGATGTACGTTATGATGGACTGTGACGAGTTTGAGGTATGGGGATGAATGCATGGTCAGaagcagacagatagagaggaggcTCAGAGTGAGGCAGGAGACAGAATCAGATGATGTATTtctcagagatggagaaaggtgGAGATGAGTGGTGCTGGGGTGTGtggatgacgtgtgtgtgtgtgtgtgtctgtgtgtgtgtgtgtgtgtgaagacagatATGTACACTTAGTGTCATCAAGTGTCAACAGCATATACAACAAATGCACTGAGGgttcatttaaacatttttattttcaaattaaacaatgatgaaaaaacacaataaataaatatcaataaATACCATTGGAATGTATACACtttcaaatatttaaataaaatacataattcaaatatataaataaagcaCATAATTCAAATATATAAATTAACATCAATAattcaaatatataaataaacatcaaTAAAACTACATTCATTACAGCTCAAAATTTGGTCTCTTCTGTTGCCCTTTTAGGATAAGGAATTAGTTGTAGTCTTATGTAGTGATACACAGTGATATTGACTCGTACATTCCTAAGGACTAAGCTTTAACCCAGAATACTTCATACTTCGGTTCCACACGTAATATACAAATACTGTATAGGTATGGTGAACTTAGATATGATCTAAATGTTGATACTCCACAATTGAGTGAACTTTGTTTTAACATAAAACAAGCGCCTTGTAAAAACCCATTAGTACAGTTTGCCGTCCTCACATCCACTCactcgctcaaacacacacactctcaaagacATGTGCCTTTAGAGAGCAAACACTCCAAAGAAGGTCTCCCCACTTTCTCCCTCCACGTGGGGGAGCAGGTGGGACTCGGTCAGGGTGTACAGCTGATCGCCCTCCTCCAGGCTAAAGACGGCTCCCAGGTTGATGGCACTGTACCAGCGCTCCCCGCTGTCCTCCTCCTCGGAAATGAATTGCTTGCAGCCTGAGCGCATCGTTTTCAGCAGCGGCCTCTTGTCGTCGAACGCACGGGACGTGCGCATGACCGCGTGGCTCAGTTGGATTGTCTCCAGCGACTGGGCCTGGTCTGGGCTAACCCGGCAGTTGATGCGGAAGGACACCTGGCTGTAGACGAAGTACACGCCTTTTCTGGGGATGACGATCTCATTCTTGACCAGTTTCAGCCCCCCCGCGTGAAAAGACTGGTCCTGGCCGTCTTTCCATTCCACTTTAGTATTGGAGAATGTGGAGTTGTACTCTcctgcaagagaaagagagaaaaagggggaatTAAAGATTGTGTCTTTTTTCACTAAATGACTCCAGCCCATATGGAGAAAGTCTGGAAAATGTCTAAATGTTCAGTTCTATAGTGTAGTTACAATAAGGATGTGTTAACATATATAATTATGGCCCCTTTCATAAACATGTTTAGTAGTATAATGTAGTTCAGCCCCGCTGAAGTTGTAGTCGTAGGTGTAGTGGTCTTAATACCATTTGAATTTTACAATTCTCCTTGTACTGTTGTTATATTTTCAAAAGTGAGACCAGATTTGGACATGACACCAGATGTGTTGCCTAGCAACCCTGAGCAGGCCAAACACAGCGCCCAACACACAGGACCTTCTCCAACACATAGCTTAAGCTCTCACCTTCCAAATGAATGGCTGTGCTccctttgtgttgttttgagaTCTGTCTCAAAGTGTGTCTCATATCTgtggaggagaatgagagacatTTTAGGGACAGGAAAGCAGCAGAGAACATGGGGTCGATGGAACATGACAGCAGCTTTAACAGAACAGGTCAGAAAACCACAGATGAGAACCAAAACTCACCTTCACTTCCGACAGCAGTGTCTTGTTTCTGTTTTGatgaaaatgaagagagagagagaaaaatagatcAATTTAAACATCATGCATGGCCATCTATTACATTTGAATTAATCCTCAAATATTTTGCCAACTTTACTGTAAAAAACCTCAAACAGAAAAGTTTGCAAAAATACCTAGTATCTTATATATTGTATGATATTGTATCGTACATCATTGTTTCATCATACATCGATATTTTCTCAggtatgtgttttgtatgttgaGAGGCTCACCTGATTGTTTATAGtgatagcagcagcagcacacagtcCTATCGCCAGTAGAGACAAACAAATCTTCCAGCTCGTTGATGGCCGTGAGGTGCCCATCTTCCTCAGCCCCTCCATGGGTTCAGCTCCCTCCAGACAAACCTCCAGATCAGCGCTCTTCCAGTCCTGGGCCATTATTTCAATGCTGTAGTTTCTCAGATGAGGCTTGTCAGATAGGTGGATATTTGATAGTGTGAGTGTCAGAAAGCTCTGAGCAGTTGTGTCTGTCTTCAGCTGTGGCtcgtgtgtttttatgtgctagcagagagagagagcaggagaggagagttgcCGGCAGGGGAAACTCCAGTGATGTCACATTGTCAGggcttgtgagtgagtgagtgagcgattgtgtgtgtgagtgtgttggcgACGCAGGGGAAACCAAGGTTTTTCGCACTTGAGAAAAaaaggtgctcacacacacatgcacgcgcacacacacatacacacacatacacacacacacacacacacacacacactaatcaggatcacacacatcatgagTTGAACTTCTCTCTTGTCAGTGGACTCTTCCTGAGATGGAAAATATTGGCCTGGTTCCTCTGGGATTTCCTcagaaaataaaagtgtgatTTTGGTTTTTGCTTTAATGGgggttttctctttttttagatggtggtttttctctttcactattTGAGTGAAATGTTTTGCTCCCTTTAAACATCACGATACACACCCACGAGGGATTTATTACCCACACTCAAGTAGCCTGAGTGATCCCtgagtaatgtgtgtatgtgtgtctgtttatgtgtctgtgtgtgtctttggctgtgtctttgtatgtgtttgtgtgcacgtgtatgcgTCCTCAATGGCAGCTCCGCAGCATTCAGACTTAAAATCTGTAACAAATCTGTAACAACAGCGGTGAAAGTCTTTCAGCTTTAAAAGGGTTGCCATTTACttcacgtctgtgtgtgtgtgcgtacgtgcgtgcgtgcaagcgtgtgtgtgtgcgaaacaTCAAGGTGGCTTAGGATACACTGGTCGGATCAAGAGTTGTAAAGTTACAGTAGCATAAAACTGATTGGATGTTCGGATCGGATGTTCAATTTGAAGTGATACTGTGATCACAATCAACACCTGACATATTTCGACAGAATCATCTAGTGACACCGCTGTTGCAACCCTTTCCTGTTCATTTTATCGAGCACTTCCTTCCTTTAGTCTAAATATAGGTCAGACCAGTCACCTCATTGCCCATTAATttgtcatctctcctctcatctcatctcaaaaTGATGTCAACTACCATATCTACAAAAAGATTTGTAATCATTTAATCAGAATCATAGGTTTTGCTTTAATGTGACTGCAACCTTAAATGGAGACTGACTGTACTGTAAATAGATATAATTTCATGACTCAGTGTTTTGTGTCCATTGTGTGAATCAGTGCATTGTGAAACTCAAATACAATTAGGCTCTGACAAGTTTGTACTCATAAATGATGTGTTCCCTGTGAAAACTGTATGGTCTTATTCCACACATGAATTCCTTTTTTCAAATATCTTCTTCCTCATTTACGtggattttatttgtgttttttagttcacacaaacacacacacacacacacacacacacacacacactcacacacacacacataccactacTCAAGCTACCCAAACGTCTATAAAGACATTCAATGATGATAGACTTCTAGTCATAACCACTCATCAAACCTATTCTCATACCTGGAGTTGGTTTGCATGCTCTAACTGTGCCTGCTCGCCTCTAAGCAGTCAGGATAAGTGCAAAAAGAATATGTCAAATAACATTCTGCACAGTTCTCAGTAAAGAAAACCTAATCTTATCTGAAATGACCATTAGGCATGACCTAAAAAtacatgtgtttctgtgggttTGGTGGATTGCATTTAGCATACAAATAACTGCTCATGCCCTATAAACTTCCTGTGCATGACTAATGTGTGAAGTTCTGCTCCTGTTCCCCTATGACAAGCGATCATATAAGGTTTGCTAACTGTATCCTGTGGTTTAGTGACACCTACATTTAACAATACATATTCAGAAACTTGACCCTGGTACCCAAAGAGGATCTAGTCTATTAAGTTTGTCGAAAACATACTGCAGGCATAACACATCCATTAAACAAGTATTTAAATGATACTGATGAATAAAAACAGTTAAAATATGTGAACATGGAAAGGTAAGGAAAGCCATTTTGAAAAATGGAAGATTCCACTGGTGACCCTAATTGGGAGTCACTGGAACGTTTGGTGGTGACCATGGTGACTGTGGTGACTATGGTGGAGCAGAGGTAGTGCACGTATGGAGTGCTGTTTGATGTGGGTAACACTCCTTCTCACTAGGCGTAGAGGAAAAAATTATCCTCGTGCAATGTTTTATGTTAAGTTCCCCCTCTTTGGGAATTAATTACTACTAACACTGCTGCTGGTACTAGTCACACTACcaatttcaattaaattcatATCAATTTATATTAGCATGTATTAGCATAGTATGCTatagaagaagagggagaggctctCAGCAAGACTTTTGTTTATGTTGAGTTTTGATGAgtcatgtttagttatggttggttGACATGGTGCGTGCATATTGTAATTatgatagcaagggtggcaggatacacaaaaGTGCCAAACTGGCTGATGACAGGCGCAACACAGCGtcgcatgctgtacccgggatccacGAAGGCCCTCCTTTTTTATGTGTTTAGGtgtcacaagtcacaagtcacaagtcttttattgtcagatgcacagaatgacacagggtcagactgggcactgaaattcttaggacaaggcactgcacaacaacctaccataacataacataacatgacatacactctgtagtcagggtatcaacctcctctctgtaggctgactcgtcattgtcagtgatgaggcccacaatggttgtgttatcagcaaactgTGTGGCAGGATACAATAACAGTGTACAACTGGCTGGAGAAAGCCGCAACGcttcacatgcaaaacacatgcACTGTCTatagcccactcctgctaaacacaacaacatggctaacAAAAAGAAGTGAAGAATGTGACAGGTGACGggtttttgatgcattattcatgactatgggatgcactaaagaggattgtctttagtctcgatttgaatgtGGAAAGGGTGCCTGCGTCTCGGATGAAAGCAGGAAGATTAGCAACAACAAaatgtacaaatatacacaacatTCTTGTGATCTCAAGACAACACTGTGTATTCTCCTTTAGAATACCTTACATTTTGTACAATGATTTATGTAAGGTAAGTGtgtcacatcagtgtgtgtgtgtgtgtgtgtgtgtgtaatcccttgtgtgtgtgtgtgtgctgccttgtgtgtgtatgtgtgtgtgtgtgtgtgtgtgtgtgtgtgtgtgtgtgtgtatgtgtgtgtgtgtgggcaaccatgatgatggtgttggtaGTATGTTCTGGTAAATTACACAACATGCTCATAAAGAACATCAGCAATAAACGGGCAACATATATGTAACTGTACTGTATATCCAGTAAAAAAATTCACAATGTTAGCAGATCATGTCTTGCCTAACTCAGCCAGCCTATAGCTCAGCCTCATCACTTCCTCAGGTCcggtcctgtcctgtgtgtgtgtgtgtgtgtgtgtgtgtgtgtgtgtgtgtgtgtgggtgtgtgtgtgtgtcctaacacTACTTCTACTCATTTGTAGCTCCTTATGCTGTCATATGTCTGCATTTTTGCAATTTATTTGTTGGTGAAGAAACAATGTGGACCTTGAATTTAAACAGAAAAAGATTGAAAAGCTTTGCACATAATTACATTATCTATACTGTATAGCTCAAATGCATCcataaatgactgaatgaaaaCTCATAGTAGAACAAACCTACAGTTTCTTGAGTGAATAATTACACCACTCATTACACAAACTTCCCAAGATGCAAAAATGATACTTTCCCTTTCTGCTAAAAATACCCCAGAGAGAAAATTATTCTCCCGCTACCCTGCAGGTGATTAAGATTGTGAGAAGTTAGATGTTTTTAGTGAGAAATCATGGTGGGGTTCATTCCACAGGATGTGCatgagtgggtatgtgtgtgtgctcaaacgcatgtttgagtgtgtgtgcatgtgagagatgtgtgtctgttctgtcagCTACAAACTCCAGTGCAGTGCTGCTCCTGAGTGTTGTAGTGTATGGGTGTAACAATATTGGTCTTTATTAGTATTTTAGAGTAGTATTCAGATTTTGCCAACAGACATCAATACAACATACTAGATTTTAGGACATGTCAACTTGAAACATGTTATATTAGTCACAACATATAATAatatacaaccccaaatcagaaaaggttgggacggtatggaaaatgcaaataaaaacagaaagcagtgatttataaatttaccttgacttgtatttcattgcagacagtatgaacacaagatattttaatgttttgtcaACTTAATTttgtttgtaaatatacatccattcctgccattctTGCCTGCCACACATTCCAAATAAAGTTGGGACAGGGTAAATttaggggtagtaatgaggtagaataattcaataatgatgtgatttgaaacaagtgatttcaacaggtcattgtaatcatgatttggtaGAAAAGCATCACccaggaaaggcctagtcctttaGGGGTAAAGATGGGCAGAGGAtcgccagtttgccaacaaatgcgtgagcaaatcattaaaatgtttaaaaacaatgtttctcaaagaaagataggaagggatttggatattttaccCTCCATGGTGCATAtcataattaaaagattcaaggaatctggaggaatttcagtgcgtaaagggcaAGGGCACAGGCCTAAGCTGAATAACCGTGATCTCCGATCCCTCAGacggcactgcatcaagaaccggCATTCATTTATAAGCGATATAACAACATGGGCTCAGGATTGCTTGggcaaacctttgtcaagcactacaatacgtagttacatccacaaatgccagttaaaactttactgtgtcaaaaggaagccttatgttaacCGTGTCCAGAAGCGCCGTCGACTTATCTGGGCTCCgaggcatctgggatggaccatcacacagtggaaacatgtattgtggtcagacgaatcagtatttcaggtttttttttggaagaaatggacgCTGTGTGCTCCAGACCAAAGAAGACaaggaccatccagactgtaaccagcaacaagtccaaaagacagggtctgtcatggtatgggtttgtgtcagtgcccttggcaaaggtaacttacacttctatgatggcaccattaatgctgaaaagtacatagagattttggagcaacatatgctgccttcaagacgacatcctttccagggaagccc
The sequence above is drawn from the Clupea harengus chromosome 19, Ch_v2.0.2, whole genome shotgun sequence genome and encodes:
- the LOC105904695 gene encoding tumor necrosis factor-like, producing the protein MAQDWKSADLEVCLEGAEPMEGLRKMGTSRPSTSWKICLSLLAIGLCAAAAITINNQKQDTAVGSEDMRHTLRQISKQHKGSTAIHLEGEYNSTFSNTKVEWKDGQDQSFHAGGLKLVKNEIVIPRKGVYFVYSQVSFRINCRVSPDQAQSLETIQLSHAVMRTSRAFDDKRPLLKTMRSGCKQFISEEEDSGERWYSAINLGAVFSLEEGDQLYTLTESHLLPHVEGESGETFFGVFAL